In Macaca mulatta isolate MMU2019108-1 chromosome 16, T2T-MMU8v2.0, whole genome shotgun sequence, the sequence TAAAAtgcttgctctgtggtccagaaAAGAGTCAAAGTGGTTCCAGACAAAAAAATCCCTGGAGAAGGCAGTTAATGTGTTGGGGAATAGAGAGGGCTGAGCCCAGACTGACAATGGATGCTCTCTGAGCTGCTTCTATTCTGAATCATCTGCTTTGTCTTTTTCCCAGGATTCAAGGCATGGTGGGACTCTGAGCGACCTGGGAAAGCAAGGTGAGGTACTAGGAGATCAGGCTTCTAAAGCCTCTTCCTGAGATGGGTCATGACACTCAGGCTTGTTTGACTGGAACCCAGTTGGTGGGGGAGGCAGCCATGAGATAAGAGCGCCTCCTAGAGAATGTTGAACTAAAGGTTCCCTCTCTGGCTCTTCCCCAAAGTGAGATCATTGAAGGCTCTAGTCATCACCATCTTCAATTTCATTGTCACGGTGGTAGCTGCCTTCGTCTGCACTTACCTTGGAAGCCAATATATCTTCACAGAAATGGCCTCGGTGAGTAGGCACTTGGCAGGGCAGGGTGCCCCAGGTAGGGGTGTTAGTGGGTAAGGGAGGACGTATGTGAAAGTGCCTTGCACAGGTTAGGAATTGAACAGATATTTATGCCATGAACAAGGGGAGCATTAGAGCTTTCCAGCAGTCACAGGGGATTAGGTAATAAACCCAGGAGAAGCcacattctcttttcttcccctccctcaaCTTAGAAGGGGATTGGGGGCTCTCCATCCTCATTCAGGTTGCTTGGGTACAGAGCTGGGTGTTGGCCTGCATCCCTTAAGCCTGGTTCTCCCCATCTCCAGCGGGTGCTAGCTGCATTGATCGTCGCCTCAGTGGTGGGTCTGGCTGAGCTGTATGTCATGGTGCGGGCAATGGAAGGCGAGCTGGGAGAACTGTAACTGGTGCTTCATCTTCAAGTCTAGAGAAGACTTTGGGGGCTTCAGGGTCCAATTGCCAGTCACTGACTCAGTCAACCCATCAGACTTTTTGTATTCAGCTCCAGTTAGTCAGAAGACCAGCCCAGGCCAGCTGCTGTTTCTGTGGGGAGCCCTATGTTCTGTGAATTTCCAAAGGGAGCATTGGAGGAGATTGAGATAacacatctttaaaatggaaagaactgGTCTTGGTCTGTCAGTACCTCTTCCTGAATCCGGTACCCATCTGCCTTCTCCAGTCCATTCTAGACACTGCTGGGACTAGGGTTTTTCCTTCAGGAGCAAATGGAATCCAGGCCTTCCCAGAAGTAGACCATACTGCCTTGAACTTGTTCATATGTACAAACTGATCACCAGCTTTCTCCAGACATTTTTAATGCAGACCTGTAATTGAGTTCAGAAGCCtccaagaaaacagaaaggatCCCCTTTCTCCAGTTTGTGCTGGAAGAGGAGCTGATCAGAGACATCAAATAAGAGAAAGATGGGTTGCTGTAGGATGGTAGAACTGGAAGCAAGGCAGCTACCTTTTTCCTAAAGGAAATGGTATTAGGCCCCTTTTCCAGAAGATAAGACAGACTCGTAGATATCAAATGACCAGCTATGGTCCTTCCTCTGTTAAATGGAGCCGAAGTCGCCTGTGTTGTCCTGAAGTCTTGTAAGGTTTAACTTCTGAGAACTTAGATTAGTGGTGTGATGATAGGGTCTGTATAACGCACTGAAAAGGGTATCAGGCTTAGTTATTtatccagtaaatatttattgtatccAGGGTATTTCTATTTTAACTCCTGTGACAACACAAAACACAGTGATTTCCATAGTTCTAATAGTTCTAACTGTTCAGGGTCTGCTCCTCATGGTACACTCTTCTTGGTTCACTGTATGTACtcctgttctctctttttttttttttccaaagcacttttctgttttaataaattatatactcATTTGCTCAGTGGACACTTCCTCTACAATGTTTGCCAGTTTCTGTTAGTTGGAAGAAGTGTCAGCTGTGAGAAGACAAACTAGGTGGCACTTTGCAGTGTTTCCAGTAACCTGAACTGTATAAAATTTGTGTTAAAAAGCTACActgggccgggtgaggtggctaacacctgtaatcctagcattttgggaggctgaggcgggtggatcacttgaggttgggagttcaagaccagcatggccaacatagcaaaaccccatctttactaaaaatacaaaaaaattagccaggcgtagtggtacgtgcctgtaatcccagcactttgggagaccaaggtaggaggattgcttgagctcaggagttcgagaccagcctgggcaacatggcgaaagcccatctctacaaaaaaattcaaacattagctgacatggtagcacacgcctgtagtcccagctacttaggaggctaaggtgggaggatcccttgagcccgggaggcagaggttgcagtaagctgagtaatccaagatcatgctattgcactgtagcctggatgacagagtgagaccttgtctcagtaAAAAAGcagagggcagggggaggggagaacCAAATGCCCTGTCCTCCAGTTTCAGCATGTAGAAGGGAGCTCTCTCATCTCCTAGCCACTCCTGCCTCACTATGCCATGCTTTCTCTAATGCACTCTGGGTCCAGGGACTGCTTGGCAGGAGGTGGGAAGAACAAAAAGTTTGGGGCCTTCCCAGTTTCTTAGGGCCTGTCTGGAGAGGAAACTAGCATTTACTGAGTTTTTACAATGTGTCACACACCATGTAAAGCCCTTTACCTACATTATTTCTTATACCTCACACAGAGAGCAAACAAGTATCCCCATTTTTTAGTCACATAGAGTTCCAGAGTTGCCACGGTTACAtagcagagtcaggatttgaatccatTGCAGACCACAAACACCATGGTTTTCTCTCCGAAGCAGAGCAGCTCCGGAGGTGGAGGTAACTGGAATGTCTTAGACTCAGTGGGACCAGGAGCAGGGGCTGCCAGCAGAGGCTCTCATCTCCCCCAGGGTCTTGTCAGTCAGAGCCCCAAACCCTTCAATTAACTattcctctaatcccagcagAAGCCTGGGTAATACCTCCCACCAAGAATCTGTGTGGAATCTGGCCCTATTTAGGGATTAGGTGATGGAGATAAATTTCCATGGCAAATGGCCCTCGTCCCCGTTCATTTGCAGAGCACAACAATCCAGATTAAGGTACAGAGTTTGAGTTTTATTTGGAGATTAGTTGGTATTACAGATGACGGTGATACCAAAACCCAATGCTGCTGCACCCGCCTCATTCCAGATCTGTCAGGTTGTCTCTGCGGCCTCACGTCAGAGGGCAGCCAATCTGatctttgtgaaaattaaatcaaCATAAGCCCCAGCTTCCTGTCTTTGCTTTATTACTTTAATGCCACTCCCTCTTCACATCCATAGCTCTGATAATTTGTCCAGGTGGTCGACGGTCAGGAGAGGTGGCCCTGAGCCATAAAGAAGGTGACTCCAGCAGTCTAGATGAGGAGCAGCATTCTCCTTTCCTACCTCACTTAGCAGTTAGCAAGGTAATGGCCTGGAGAGACCTCAGGAGACAGGAGCCTGCCCCTTCGGAGGGAGGAGGTCATCAGCTGGTGAGAACTGGGGACCAGGACTGGCAAGAGTGAAGGAAAACATTGCCCTCATCTCATCCTTCTGAAGGTACCTCCTGCCACAACCATGAGCCTATGCCCCAAAGGGGTCAGGTGTGGGGTGGCAGGAGCTAGGCCCCAGTCTGCATAGGACCTGCATCTAGGCTGGCCTGGAGGCCAGTGGAAGGGAGGGATGCCTGAGCTAAATTCCTTTCCGATAGGGAACTCCTTTGCATAAAAGGTGGGGCCGGGGGATCCACTTCTGATGTGTTCAGTCCCAGGAGGGGCAGGGTGGGCTACAGGAGTCAGAGGAGGGGTCTTGCAAGTTCTGGACCAAGACTAGGCGTGGTCCACATTGGTGACAATAGCCAAGGCATAGATGAGGTCAGACAGGCTGCCTAGTGAAGTCTGGGGAGTAGCTCGCTCTAAGAAAGGGTGGACCTCTGAAGCCCCACCTGGTCCCCGTGGGGCTACAGCTTTAGCCccttcccagccctgccctggacTTAAGCCAGGAGCTGGACAGGAGGTGTATTGACACACTGAGGTACACTGAGGTGTGCCGCTGGAGAGTGGAGGTTGGCCTGGTATTTGGGGATCCCAGGGCTGCTGGAAGGTGTCTGGAAGAGAACAGGAGCTCTGGTGGGACTCAGGCCGGGGGCTTAGACTTCCTGACTTCCTGTTCTTGATTCTTTTGACCCGGCGGTTCTGGAACCATACCTGCTAGGGAAGAAGAAGGAGTCTTCTGGCCCCAGCATCCCCTCCACCCAGGGACATGGGAAACAACCTGAAGGCAGGCTACCCAGCGAAGGGGCTGTGGGCCAAGCCCAGATGTTGGCTGTGTGAGAAGGGGTCGCAGCTCACCTGTATCTTGGCCTCAGGAAGGCGAGTGACCTGGGCCAGGTGCTCACGGGTGCTGATGTCGGGGTAGGGCCATGCTGCAAACGCCCTCTCCAGCTCCAGCAGCTGCCCTTTGCTGAAGGTGGTCCGCTTTCTCTGGTGGGAACCCAACCCACTGCCACCGTCTGCGGGCCACGGTGGGGGTCAAGCCGGGACTTGCTGAAAGAGCCTCCACCCAGCCTTAAAGCCCTCAATCAACCCTGAAGTCCCTACTCCCATCCCTCTTCAACCTTCCCTCATGCCACCGTGCCCTGCGTCCTCACCCTGCCCACATTTCCCCATCAGATCACCTGCTGAGGATGCATCCACAGGGCTGCCCATGGAGCTGGCACAGGGTAAGGTGCCAGAGGGCCATGCCAGGGCTGTGCCCATACCAGACCCCTCCATTTGGATTTTATCCTGCTCAGGGTAGCTGGCCCCGCCTCCAGGAGGGGAGAGGTTTAGAGTCCAGCTCAAGCAAAGCAGAGAAGTCTCGGTGGGGAAGACTGGAGGCTGGGTTGGGCTTATGAGGGTATGGGTGGGGTAAATTGTGTACCCCCTGCCCCTCCAGGGCCTCACAAAGGAAGCTGGACCCAGCATCCCTCCTCAAACCACAAACTCTGGCAGTCTGTACCTGAAATCCTATACTTCATGAAAATCCTCCCAGGGGTCCTTCCAGGAAGCCAAAGAAAACCATCTCTCCAGTGCTCCCAGGCACTGGCTGCCCCTTCTGGAGCCCTGAGTGCTCCGAACCTGGCTGCCTTCAGGGGAGAGGGGGTGGAGACCTCTCCTACAACTGGGGACTGGGCTGGTGAAGTGGGACAGGATGAGAAGGATGGTAAGGTGACAACAGGATGAATGGGAGCCAGCTGCTGTCAGCGGGACTGGGGAACAGATGTCGTCACCAGGTTACCCTCAGGTCTGCTTTAGAACTTTGCCTGCATCTAACCCTTTATCTCTCTGGCCCTTCAAGAGCCAGATGGACTTCCTGGGGTTTGGAACCTGGAACCAGAGGAGGTTCCACAGGTGCAGTTGAGGGGTTCTAAGAAAGATGATAAATACTATACACAATACTATGTGTATAGTATTCTCTTCCTTGGACACATTCTGAACCgcttttccttaaatttttaaaagtttgtttctttttttttttttttcaagatggggtcttgctttgtcacccagcctggagtgcagtggcacgatcttggctcactgcaacctccacctcctgggttcaagcaattctcctgcctcttcctccagagtagctgggattacaggtgcccaccaccacacccggctaatttttttgtatttttagtagagacagggtttcaccatgttggccaggctggtcttgaactcctaaccgcatgatccacccaccttggctttccaaagtgctgggattacaggcgtgagccaccgtgcctggcctaaattttgtttttctcactctgttgcccaggctggagtacagtggtgtgatttctgctcactacagcctcaacctcccaggcttaagcaatcctcccacctcagcctcctaagtagctgggactacaggcacacaccacccaTAAGTTGCCCAGCtaacttatttctttattttttgtagagatggtgtcttgttatattgcctaggctggtctccaacttctgggttccagcaatcctcccaccttggcttcccaaagtgctcgaattacaggcatgagccaccatgtccagccaaaaattccctcctttttttgttttgttctgtttttagagacagagtctcactctattgcccaggttggagtgcagtggtacaataatagctcactgcagcctcaaactcctggactcctgGGCCACTTTTCCATGAGAAGTGTGTGCTTTTGAATTTCCTTTCAGTTTCTCCCCTTCACTATCTCTCCTGGTCTTGCTGCTCCCCATCCTAGACCCTAGACAGAGACCTCAAGAAAGGCTCACTCTAGGGGTGGGTTTGGGGAAGCACAATGACTTCAGGAGCCGGAGCTACTATGATTTCAGATCAGGATGGACAAAAAAGCTGAGCCAGAACCTCACCACCTCttgccccttctctctcctccaagACCCTAGTCAACTCCAAGGGGCAAAGCAAGCCTCACCCAAGGAGGCTGGCCTGGTAACTCTGTCACCATCAGAGGGGTTCAAGTGCCTGCTTAGCTGCTGGTGGGTTGCTGGGGGTTGCTTAGCTCAAGAGGAAGGGTAGCTCTCAGGAGGCCTTCCCCAGTCCCAAACTTCGGTTCACAGAGAATTCCTGAGCCCAACATGGGTTGAACACAGCGAGGCCCTTCTCTGCCCCCTTCACCAACCCATTCTGACAGCCCAGCTTCCTCTCCTTTACCCAGGCAGGGATGTATCCACCCCAGTCAGGACAGTAGTCTTAAACTCAGGGACCTTTATTGGGCTGGGGGAAGGAGATTGGAGGAGGGAGCTACAGCGGGCCCAGCCTTGTGGGCTCTGCCTCCTACAGATGGCCAGGAGCTGGGCAGCCCAGCCAGTACTGGGCGATGGAGCGTGGGTAGGGAGGGTCCACAGCGTCCACTCGCCGTGTGCGAAGGTTGACTCGGTAGTACTTGTCTGGAAGAGAGGAAAGCAGAGGGTGTGTGAggcccagcctggccctgcccacTCTTCCCTTAAGAAAGTCTCAGAAGGGAAAGTGAACATCCACGATGCAGCTAAGGACTTCTGGCCCGGCTTTCTGTGGTCACTACCTGCGGGCTGTATTCAGCCCTTATGGACCAGGGACAGCAAGGAAAACCCAAGCTAGAGCAGCTTCAGGGGTGGCAAGGGCTCCTACCTCCAGAGAAGAAGAAGACACTCTGGATGGGTTCACAGGTGGCAGGCACAAGCCAGTCCATCCTGTAGTCATCATAGTTGTTGGCTCCCAAGTTACTCTCCTCACTGGAGAACAAGGACAGCCGCCACGTGGGGCGGGATGGCCGGCGGGAGTTCTGGTTGCGGCCACGGCTGTGGCCTCGGTCTGAACGGTAGCCTTTGCGGTTGCGACGCCTAAACTTTTGCTTCTTGGCCAAGGAGGGGTGGGGTGCCATGCCTGAGACGTAGATGCGGCCAGCCATGGCTGCGTCCACTTGCCCTGGCACACCATGCCAGTCCCGGCTAATGAGCTGGGGCTGTCTCATACCAGCTGTGGCAGGGAAGGGGTGAATGAGAGGTCTTAGGGGTCTGAATCTTGCCCCCTCCAGCAAGGTCATTAGAGTTCATCTGCTGCATCTTGCCCAAAGGCACACAGCAGCGAATGGCAGAGCCAGGCCTTTGATTCTCAGTCCAATGCCCTTCACTGTGTGCTCCCTCCACCATATCACTGGTGTCTAGACCCCACCCCCCCCAGGCCCCCTAAACTCCTCAGCCATAGCCCCTCCCTCTGCTGGCTGTGCCCTCGGCTGTGCTAGGCAAAGTCCAAGGTGTGGGGTCCAGGTAGAGCCGAGCTTCCCCCAAAAGGTCAACAGAAGCAAAGTCTGGCCTGAGCAAATAGACTTTGATCGATAGCTCCACAACCACAGCCCCCTCCAGCCAACCTGGCTCTACCACTAGCCGGGGGTTTCAGCCCTTTTGAAGGAGAAGAAAGACTTGCCCTCTCTCCATACCAGAGGTTCTGCCCCAGAAAAGAAGCTCGAAGATGTCCTCCCAGCTGTCCCGCTGCATCACGGCAAAGTGCTCAAACACAGCCGACCGGGAGCTGCCTTCACACTCCTCCTGACTGGGCTGGTGCTGGAACTGGTACTCCCAGTACTGTTTCCCTGGGGAGCGGGGTGGTGGGCATTAGGAGGGCTGGGCCAGAGCCAGACTGGAGATCCCAGAGGCTGTTGAAGTTAGGATCTCCCAGCATGAGGTGGGGGTATGGGGTGGGCACATGCTGAGGCCTGTCCCCAGTGAAGTGTGAAAGGAATCCAAGACTGCTCCACTGCCTGCTCAGTCTCCCACCCACCCCCTGAGTACCCTTGAAGAAGTAGACCCGCTCCCTGCCACTGTAGCTATGGGCAGGGAGGGCCAAGGCTGCGTCCACATTGTCTGGCATGCCATCGAAGCCATCAGAGATATTTCGGGGGTAATCAGGGTCCAGGACACCATCCTCAAAGCGCCAGTACTGACTACCCTAAGAGGTGGGGAAAGTGAAAAGGGGTATGGAGGCTGCTGGCTAGGCACAGAGGCAGAGTCCCTTGCCCTAAGGCAGCCGTTCCCAGGTTCAGGTTCACTGCCCAGGACCTGGAGTCTTGGGGCTGCCCTGTGCTCACAGAGCGCCCACCAGGTCCTGCAGCGCCCTGGGTCCAGCCTCCCTGTCCACCCTGTCCCTGGGAGCAATAGCTCTCAAACCCTCCCTAGATGCTTTCTACCCTGGTCCACAGCTGCTGGCACCTTGAAGAGGTAGGTCTTCCCCTGACAGTTGATGCGGGTGAAGGCGGCATCAATGGGGCCCTCGATGCCCCAGACATCTCGGATGAGCTTGGGGTACCCAGGCCTCACTGCCTTTTCATCCAGTTCATAGCAGTACTGCCCTACAGTGGAGGAGGTGGTGTGAGAGCGGGGACGCTCCTGGGGCAGACCCCCATCCCCAATACCTGCCCTGGATTCACCTCGGAAGGCAAAGAGGGAACCGTTCTTGAGGTCGGTGAAGGCGTCGAAGGGTTTCCCACTGCATAGCTCCTCCTCTGCTGGGAGCTCAGGGGTCCCTGGACGAAGGGTCTCGGGCCTTGAGTCCGTCCCCTCAGGCTTAGAGATGCCCACCTCAGGTGCAGGGGATTCTTCCTCAGGGTTCAGAACAGTTGCCTGCTCAGGAGTCCCTTCGGGCTGGGCCTGGAGGTCAGGGCTCGGGGAGGAGCCCTCCGGCTGTTCATGGATGGTGGCATTGTTTTTCTCCTCACCGTAGTCATAGGTCACATACTCATCCTCCGGCATAGTGAACACATCCCCACGAGTCACTGCGGAGAGTGGATGGTAGTGAGTCTCCAGCTGCAAGGGGCACCCCAGCCCACCCACCTGGGCTCTGAACACACCTTGGGGCTTGCACTCAGCCGTATAGTCTGTGCAGCAGCTCTGGTAGTAAGAGCAGAGCTCATCACACTGGCACTTCTTGTCAGCATTGAAGCCCTCAGTGCAGCGGCCCTTGCATGACTCTTTGAGGAAGGGGTGTCAGTAGGTGCCGCCAAGCCCGGGCCACCCTCGCCCTCCCTACATTGACTCAGATGGCCACCAACACCCCCCTGTACCTTGGTCAGCCACAGCAACCCATGCCAGCAGGGCCAGCATGAGAAGGGGTCTCAGGGGTGCCATGGCGGGACTtctagctcagtgcctggcaagCTGGGCTCTGATCTCCCTGAAGTCTCCTCCCTGATGcctgaggaagggagggagaggcagagacagggagggaggggactgAAGAAGAGGAACTGCCTTTTCTGCTGCTCTGTTTGCTCAACCTCCAGCCCATCCCCTCTGCCCCCTCCAGCGGCTGCTGCAGCAAAGGTCACATTCCTGGAACACTGGGCCTGGGAGAGCTGGGAGATAAGACCTTTGCCAAGCTCAGAATCATTAGGTCATCAGAAGGGGAATTAGCACCGCGGATCTGGAGGCCAGAAAGAAGGCTCATTGGGCAACAGCTTTATCTCTCTGAGTCTTAGTTCAGTTTCAGTAAAATGGGATTAACCCCCTTGCCTCATGGGGTGTTGGGAGATTACATGAACTGGAACAGACAAAATGCCCAGTAGCTGGAGCAGTCACAAATTCCTTCTCCAAACATGGCTATTGATCCATGATTGTTTGATCAGACACATCCCTGGCTGGGTGCTCATTCGCCATTGTTTATTTAGGGCAGGAAAAAGGGAGTGGGAGGAGAGTTTGTAAGCACTCtggggaattttcttttttagcataAAAGAACACAGTTTCATTTCTGGGTTCTTCGCTTGGGTGCATCAATCTCCCCAGGCTGGAAATTTGGGTAAATATCAACCCACTGAACTAGATTTGATTTCTGAGTCTTTTCTGAGCAGGTCACTCCCTGTCCccagcctcagtcttcccatctgtAAAGAGTGGGCTTGTTCACACTTTTAGACTCTCAAGAGAAATACGATCCCTCTACCTGGAAAATGCCCACTGGCGTGAAACACCTGATTTTGTGCCCAATTTCAGGTGTCCACAGAGCTTCTGAAGTCCTGCCATcacctgaaaaaaaaagtgatcctGAGATTTTAGCTGATTTTTCTGTTCTGTAATCAGAGGGGACTGTGATTTTGGCCAATCTCTTCCTCATGGGCTTCAGTGGAGTCAGCTGTGGAATGGAACACCGATTCCCACCCCAGAGGCATGTTGTGAGGTCTAGCTGAGAAACAGGCATAAAAGGGCCTTAAGAGTTATGATGATTGTTTTAACCACTTAGTAGGGAGGGGGCACGCAGCGGTGTTGCTCCCACGTACTGGTGTCACGCGGGGCGGGGAAGAGGAGGTGGAGAACGGAGACTGTCATCTCATTTTCGACCCCCTTCCTCCAAGTCCAGCGCAGGAGGAGGCGGCTGCGACTGAGGGGCTGGGAAAGGCTGGCCAGGGGCGTGGGCGTGGCTGGGGACGACTTGGGGGTGGGGCTGCGCAGGAGGCTGGAGGAGCCCCGCTGGACCCAGAGGCGGGGCATCGGCCCCGGGTCCGCTGCGGTTCCAGGGCGTGGCTGCTGCCGAGCATCTCCCAGCTCAGCCGAGCCCCTGCCCGGGCAACGCTTTGTTCCAGCCGCCGCCTCCTCTACCCTCCGGCGTCCGGAGCCATCCCtcgcctcctctctctctcctttcgcCCACTCCCTGCATCTTGGCCTGCATCACCTTTGCCAACCGCTGCGCCCCCGATCCTGCCCTCACTCCTCCCTCAAACTTCTGACCGGCACCCTTGCCTGGTACCCTTCTCTctattcctctccctccatctTCTTCCCCCGACCCCTCTCGGGTCCCTCTTTTCCCAAAACCGGGATCTCTCCGCGCGGCCCCCGCCTCCAGGCCGGGGATGTCCCCCGCGGCCCCGCGCCCATGGTCCTGACGCTGCTCCTCTCCGCCTACAAGCTGTGTCGTTTCTTCGCCATGTCGGGCCCACGGCCAGGCGCCGAGCGGCTGGCGGTGCCGGGGCCGGATGGGGGCGGTGGCACGGGCCCATGGTGGGCTGCGGGCGGCCGCGGGCCCCGCGAAGTATCGCCGGGGGCAGGCTCCGAGGTGCAGGACGCCCTGGAGCGCGCGCTGCCGGAGCTGCAGCAGGCCTTGTCCGCGCTGAAGCAGGCGGGCGGCGCGCGGGCCGTGGGCGCCGGCCTGGCCGAGGTCTTCCAACTGGTGGAGGAGGCCTGGCTGCTGCCGGCCGTGGGCCGCGAGGTAGCCCAGGGTCTGTGCGACGCCATCCGCCTGGACGGCGGCCTCGACCTGCTGTTGCGGCTGCTGCAGGCGCCGGAGCTGGAGACGCGTGTGCAGGCCGCGCGCCTGCTGGAGCAGATCCTGGTGGCTGAGAACCGGTGAGCGCGCCGGGCCGGGGTTGGGAGAGCGCCGCGTGGTGTGGACGGTCAAGCGCCTGGGTTCCCGTGTGCCTCGCGCCGTGCCTTTGCCTCCCTCACCTGTCTGCCTGCCTGCACTACATCTCTGTTAGGATCAGCATGTCcgtttcacagataaggaaactgaggcttaggaaaGTTTAGTGACTTGCCCAGTGGGTCACAGTGAACTAAGATTTGCTCCCAGGGCTAGTGGAGTGAGGAATGGAGTTAGAGGACAGGAGTCCGTCCCTGGCTCTATGGATGGAGATGGCATCCTATTGCCAATTCTTCCTCTCCCCCGCCCCCCAAGCCCACAGCTCTCCTGCCCACCGGCTTGGGTTCCCTTCTAGGACACCTTCTTTCCCCGTCATCCCATCCCCCTCCCAATGGGAGAAGAAGGGAAACACAATGCtcagaaaagagggagggagaactctcctttctctcctccccaggctgcaATGCGTGCTGGCCTGAGGCTGCTTACTCCCTTCTGCCGCCCCAATCCAACTTCTGCTCCATCAGTCATTCTGGTTCTTGTAACAGGCCAGATATGATCTCATTCTGCGGCTCCTGATGGGAAACAGTTTTCTGCTGGGAGGCACGGGTGGGGGAAGAGGACACCGGGGTGTGGAGCCTGGCAGGGACCAGGCGGAGTGTGTgttctctccctccaccccacttAGCACCAAGACGCTGCAAGAGGGTCAAACAGAGGCCTTGTTGCCACTCTTGCATGTCTCTTGGGATCTCTCCTGGAGTATGAAGACCTCCAAGGACTCACTTTCCCTCCCTTCTGATGCCAGAGCAGACCAAGCATTCACACTCCAGTCTCATGCTGAAGTCTCGAGCTTCTCAAGCTTAGAAGAGTTTTTGGAAGAGTCACTTTCAG encodes:
- the SEBOX gene encoding homeobox protein SEBOX produces the protein MLGPASFVRPWRGRGYTIYPTHTLISPTQPPVFPTETSLLCLSWTLNLSPPGGGASYPEQDKIQMEGSGMGTALAWPSGTLPCASSMGSPVDASSADGGSGLGSHQRKRTTFSKGQLLELERAFAAWPYPDISTREHLAQVTRLPEAKIQVWFQNRRVKRIKNRKSGSLSPRPESHQSSCSLPDTFQQPWDPQIPGQPPLSSGTPQCTSVCQYTSCPAPGLSPGQGWEGAKAVAPRGPGGASEVHPFLERATPQTSLGSLSDLIYALAIVTNVDHA
- the VTN gene encoding vitronectin isoform X1, coding for MAPLRPLLMLALLAWVAVADQESCKGRCTEGFNADKKCQCDELCSYYQSCCTDYTAECKPQVTRGDVFTMPEDEYVTYDYGEEKNNATIHEQPEGSSPSPDLQAQPEGTPEQATVLNPEEESPAPEVGISKPEGTDSRPETLRPGTPELPAEEELCSGKPFDAFTDLKNGSLFAFRGQYCYELDEKAVRPGYPKLIRDVWGIEGPIDAAFTRINCQGKTYLFKGSQYWRFEDGVLDPDYPRNISDGFDGMPDNVDAALALPAHSYSGRERVYFFKGKQYWEYQFQHQPSQEECEGSSRSAVFEHFAVMQRDSWEDIFELLFWGRTSAGMRQPQLISRDWHGVPGQVDAAMAGRIYVSGMAPHPSLAKKQKFRRRNRKGYRSDRGHSRGRNQNSRRPSRPTWRLSLFSSEESNLGANNYDDYRMDWLVPATCEPIQSVFFFSGDKYYRVNLRTRRVDAVDPPYPRSIAQYWLGCPAPGHL
- the VTN gene encoding vitronectin isoform X2, giving the protein MAPLRPLLMLALLAWVAVADQESCKGRCTEGFNADKKCQCDELCSYYQSCCTDYTAECKPQVTRGDVFTMPEDEYVTYDYGEEKNNATIHEQPEGSSPSPDLQAQPEGTPEQATVLNPEEESPAPEVGISKPEGTDSRPETLRPGTPELPAEEELCSGKPFDAFTDLKNGSLFAFRGQYCYELDEKAVRPGYPKLIRDVWGIEGPIDAAFTRINCQGKTYLFKGSQYWRFEDGVLDPDYPRNISDGFDGMPDNVDAALALPAHSYSGRERVYFFKGKQYWEYQFQHQPSQEECEGSSRSAVFEHFAVMQRDSWEDIFELLFWGRTSAGMRQPQLISRDWHGVPGQVDAAMAGRIYVSGMAPHPSLAKKQKFRRRNRKGYRSDRGHSRGRNQNSRRPSRPTWRLSLFSSEESNLGANNYDDYRMDWLVPATCEPIQSVFFFSGGRSPCHP